The following proteins are co-located in the Mycolicibacterium goodii genome:
- a CDS encoding mycofactocin-coupled SDR family oxidoreductase, whose amino-acid sequence MSGRVEGKVAFVTGAARGQGRSHAVRLAQEGADIIAVDICGPIRSGVETAIPASTSDDLAETANLVKGLNRRIVTAEVDVRDAAAVKAAVDSGVEQLGRLDIIVANAGIGNGGDTLDQTSEQDWDEMIDINLSGVWKSVKAGVPHIIAGGRGGSIVLTSSVGGLKAYPHCGNYVAAKHGVVGLMRGFAVELGQHNIRVNTVHPTHVATPMLHNEGTFKMFRPDLENPGPDDMAPICQMFHTLPIPWVEPVDISNAVLFLASDEARYITGVTLPVDAGSCLK is encoded by the coding sequence ATGTCTGGACGGGTGGAAGGCAAGGTCGCATTCGTCACCGGCGCGGCCCGCGGCCAGGGCCGCAGCCACGCGGTGCGACTCGCACAAGAGGGGGCCGACATCATCGCCGTGGACATCTGCGGACCGATTCGCTCCGGCGTCGAAACCGCCATCCCGGCATCGACATCCGATGACCTCGCCGAAACCGCGAACCTGGTGAAGGGACTCAACCGCCGCATCGTCACCGCCGAGGTCGACGTGCGCGACGCCGCGGCCGTCAAGGCCGCCGTCGACAGCGGTGTCGAACAACTCGGCAGGCTCGACATCATCGTCGCCAACGCCGGCATCGGCAACGGTGGCGACACCCTCGACCAGACCTCCGAACAGGACTGGGACGAGATGATCGACATCAATCTCTCCGGTGTCTGGAAGTCGGTGAAAGCCGGTGTCCCCCACATCATTGCGGGTGGCCGTGGCGGATCGATCGTGCTGACCAGCTCGGTGGGCGGCCTCAAGGCCTACCCGCACTGCGGCAACTACGTCGCAGCCAAGCACGGCGTGGTCGGTCTCATGCGGGGCTTCGCGGTCGAACTCGGGCAGCACAACATCCGCGTAAACACCGTGCACCCTACGCACGTCGCGACGCCGATGCTGCACAACGAGGGTACGTTCAAGATGTTCCGGCCCGACCTGGAGAACCCGGGCCCGGACGACATGGCGCCGATCTGCCAGATGTTCCACACGCTGCCCATCCCGTGGGTCGAGCCCGTCGACATCAGCAATGCCGTGCTGTTCCTGGCCTCCGACGAGGCACGTTACATCACCGGTGTGACCCTGCCCGTCGACGCGGGAAGTTGCCTCAAATAG
- a CDS encoding enoyl-CoA hydratase, which produces MYIDYDVADAIATITLNRPEAANAQNPQLLDELDAAWTSAAEDPEVKVIILRANGKHFSAGHDLRGGGPVPDKISLEFIIEHEARRYLDYTLRWRNVPKPSIAAVQGRCISGGLLLCWPCDLILASDDALFSDPVALMGIGGVEYHGHTWELGPRKAKEILFTGRALTAEEAERTGMVNRVVGRDELDAQTRELATQIARMPSFALRQAKRAVNQTLDVQGFYAAIQSVFDIHQTGHGNALSVSGWPVLVDIEEMKANIK; this is translated from the coding sequence GTGTACATCGACTACGACGTCGCCGACGCGATCGCCACCATCACCCTCAACCGCCCCGAGGCCGCCAACGCCCAAAACCCGCAGCTGCTCGACGAACTCGACGCGGCGTGGACCAGCGCCGCCGAGGATCCCGAAGTCAAGGTCATCATCCTGCGGGCCAACGGCAAGCACTTCTCCGCCGGGCACGACCTGCGCGGCGGTGGTCCGGTGCCCGACAAGATCTCGTTGGAGTTCATCATCGAGCACGAGGCCAGGCGCTATCTCGACTACACGCTGCGCTGGCGCAACGTGCCCAAGCCGTCGATCGCGGCCGTGCAGGGCCGGTGCATCTCCGGCGGGCTGCTGCTGTGCTGGCCCTGTGACCTGATCCTCGCGTCCGACGACGCGCTGTTCTCCGACCCGGTCGCGCTCATGGGCATCGGGGGCGTCGAATACCACGGCCACACGTGGGAACTCGGTCCGCGCAAGGCCAAGGAGATCCTGTTCACCGGGCGCGCCCTGACGGCCGAGGAGGCCGAGCGCACCGGCATGGTCAACCGCGTCGTCGGACGTGACGAACTCGACGCCCAGACACGCGAACTCGCCACCCAGATCGCCAGGATGCCGTCGTTCGCGCTGCGCCAGGCCAAACGGGCCGTGAACCAGACGCTCGACGTGCAGGGCTTCTACGCCGCCATCCAGTCGGTGTTCGACATCCATCAGACCGGACACGGCAACGCGCTGAGCGTCAGCGGCTGGCCGGTCCTGGTCGACATCGAGGAGATGAAGGCCAACATCAAGTAG
- a CDS encoding SDR family NAD(P)-dependent oxidoreductase yields MGINPSDILLTGRVAVVTGGGAGIGRGIAEGLAAFGAKVAIWERDPETCSAAAQSVGGLGIVADVRDSAQVDAALAQTVSQLGTVSILVNNAGGVFASPLLDTGENGWDALYKANLRHVLLCTQRVARQLVAAEMPGSIINLTSIEGVRAAPRYAAYSAAKAGVINYTRTAAFELAPYDIRVNALAPDLTVTEGLLALSGGEQPAGHAIPLKRPGRVDEMAGAAVFLASGMSSYVTGQTLHVDGGTQAAGGWYHHPQSGAPTLGPG; encoded by the coding sequence ATGGGCATCAATCCATCTGACATCCTGTTGACGGGTCGCGTTGCGGTGGTGACCGGCGGTGGTGCCGGTATCGGCCGCGGTATCGCCGAGGGTCTGGCGGCGTTCGGCGCGAAAGTGGCGATCTGGGAACGTGATCCCGAAACCTGTTCGGCCGCCGCCCAGTCCGTCGGCGGCCTGGGGATCGTGGCCGATGTACGGGATTCTGCCCAGGTGGATGCCGCACTGGCGCAGACGGTCTCGCAGCTCGGCACGGTGAGCATCCTGGTGAACAACGCCGGGGGCGTGTTCGCGTCACCGCTGCTGGACACCGGCGAGAACGGCTGGGACGCGTTGTACAAGGCCAATCTGCGCCACGTGCTGCTGTGTACGCAGCGGGTGGCCCGTCAACTGGTCGCAGCCGAGATGCCCGGCAGCATCATCAATCTCACGTCCATCGAGGGCGTTCGGGCCGCGCCGCGCTACGCGGCGTACTCGGCGGCCAAAGCCGGTGTGATCAACTACACGCGCACCGCGGCGTTCGAACTCGCGCCGTACGACATCCGGGTCAACGCGCTCGCACCGGATCTCACCGTCACCGAGGGACTGTTGGCACTGTCCGGCGGCGAGCAGCCCGCGGGGCATGCGATACCGCTGAAACGCCCCGGCCGTGTCGATGAGATGGCCGGGGCCGCAGTGTTTCTGGCGTCCGGGATGTCGAGCTATGTCACGGGACAGACCCTGCACGTGGACGGCGGCACCCAGGCTGCGGGCGGCTGGTATCACCACCCGCAGTCCGGTGCCCCCACGTTGGGGCCGGGCTAG
- a CDS encoding nuclear transport factor 2 family protein, translating into MTKPTDAPTRTEDLVEIQQLLAKYAVTITQGDIDGLVSVFTPDGTYSAFGETYRLDRFPVLVDAAPKGLFMTGTALVEFDDDTRDSAKGTQPLCFIEHSRHDMRIGYYRDTYARTAQGWRLKTRAMTFIRRSGDHDHGRPHAIGRPEAQ; encoded by the coding sequence ATGACGAAGCCAACTGACGCCCCGACCCGCACCGAGGATCTCGTCGAGATCCAGCAGCTGCTCGCGAAGTACGCGGTCACCATCACCCAGGGCGACATCGACGGCCTGGTAAGTGTTTTCACACCCGACGGCACCTACAGCGCCTTCGGCGAGACGTACCGGCTCGACCGCTTCCCGGTGCTGGTGGACGCCGCCCCCAAGGGCCTGTTCATGACCGGCACCGCGCTGGTGGAGTTCGACGACGACACCCGCGACTCGGCCAAGGGAACCCAGCCGCTGTGCTTCATCGAGCACTCCCGACACGACATGCGCATCGGCTACTACCGCGACACCTATGCGCGCACCGCGCAAGGCTGGCGGTTGAAAACCCGTGCCATGACCTTCATCCGGCGCAGCGGCGACCATGACCACGGCCGCCCGCACGCCATCGGCAGGCCGGAAGCGCAATGA
- a CDS encoding enoyl-CoA hydratase/isomerase family protein, producing MAERPGPEEIIRYQKDPGTKIATITFNRPEFLNAPTSMARLRYADVLRAANADNDVKVVVIRGVGDNLGSGADLPEFMEGNDNPAARLAELRLEDDGVGEVIYPPKGTFRNGATISAWYANPQAGNRALQDFKKISIVEAKGYCYGWHFYQCADADLVISSEDALFGHPSFRYHGWGPRMWTWVQMMGLRKFQEMVFTGRPFTAAEMYDCNFLNKVVPRDRLEDEVAKYALACARNRPVDTVFQQKMFFEIFKQQQGEYLGSLLSAFFESMGNGVANDSDDDLDMFESIDSGLSAAVNDNDSKFPPEFRLSKKNRAKP from the coding sequence GAAGGACCCCGGGACCAAGATCGCGACCATCACGTTCAACCGGCCCGAGTTCCTCAACGCGCCGACGTCGATGGCCCGGTTGCGCTACGCCGACGTGCTGCGGGCGGCCAACGCCGACAACGACGTCAAGGTCGTCGTCATCCGCGGGGTGGGGGACAACCTGGGCAGCGGAGCAGACCTGCCGGAGTTCATGGAGGGCAACGACAATCCGGCGGCGCGACTGGCCGAACTGCGGTTGGAGGATGACGGTGTCGGTGAGGTGATCTACCCGCCCAAGGGCACGTTCCGTAACGGCGCCACGATCTCGGCCTGGTACGCCAACCCGCAGGCGGGTAACCGGGCGCTGCAGGATTTCAAGAAGATCAGCATCGTCGAGGCCAAGGGCTACTGCTACGGCTGGCACTTCTACCAGTGCGCCGACGCCGACCTCGTGATCTCCAGCGAGGACGCGCTGTTCGGGCATCCGTCGTTCCGCTACCACGGCTGGGGCCCGCGCATGTGGACCTGGGTCCAGATGATGGGGCTGCGCAAGTTCCAGGAGATGGTGTTCACCGGCCGCCCGTTCACGGCTGCCGAGATGTATGACTGCAACTTCCTCAACAAGGTCGTGCCGCGCGATCGACTGGAGGACGAAGTCGCCAAGTACGCGCTGGCGTGTGCGCGTAACCGCCCGGTGGACACGGTGTTCCAGCAGAAGATGTTCTTCGAGATCTTCAAGCAGCAGCAGGGCGAATACCTGGGCAGCCTGCTCAGCGCGTTCTTCGAGTCCATGGGCAACGGTGTTGCCAACGACAGCGACGACGACCTCGACATGTTCGAATCGATCGACTCGGGCCTGTCGGCCGCGGTCAACGACAACGACAGCAAGTTCCCACCCGAGTTCCGGCTCTCCAAGAAAAACCGGGCCAAACCCTGA
- a CDS encoding acyl-CoA dehydrogenase family protein: MDPESLALLEETLRKTMLSASGARLDAALAELGWAAMLSDMPEVAMPLVFRLLGETGSHASILNDVLLETIGGLPGGTPPMPYAGGGWVVWERSDSADPALGGLPLRKVPDGQLLRISEARRALGWWLVGSARAMLALARQHALDRVQFGAPIATFQAVRHRLAETLVAIEGAEATLSQPNADNVDLTSLLAKAAAGKAALTAARHCQQVLGGIGFTAEHELHTHVERVLVLDGLLGNARELTRKAGSGMRARGTAPRLAQL, encoded by the coding sequence ATGGATCCGGAATCGCTGGCCCTGCTCGAAGAGACGCTGCGCAAGACCATGCTGTCGGCCTCCGGCGCGAGGCTCGACGCCGCACTCGCCGAGCTGGGCTGGGCCGCGATGCTCAGCGACATGCCCGAGGTCGCCATGCCGCTGGTGTTCCGGCTGCTGGGCGAAACCGGTTCGCACGCCTCGATTCTCAACGACGTGCTGCTGGAGACCATCGGCGGGCTGCCCGGCGGCACTCCCCCGATGCCATATGCCGGTGGGGGCTGGGTCGTGTGGGAGAGGTCCGACAGTGCCGATCCCGCGCTTGGGGGGCTGCCGTTGCGGAAGGTGCCCGACGGGCAGCTGCTGCGGATCTCGGAGGCCCGCAGGGCGTTGGGCTGGTGGCTCGTCGGCTCGGCCCGCGCGATGCTGGCCCTGGCACGTCAGCACGCCCTGGACCGCGTGCAGTTCGGCGCGCCGATCGCGACGTTCCAGGCCGTGCGTCACCGGCTCGCCGAGACCCTCGTGGCCATCGAGGGCGCCGAGGCCACCCTGAGCCAACCCAACGCCGACAACGTCGACCTGACCTCGCTGCTGGCCAAGGCCGCCGCGGGCAAGGCCGCGCTGACCGCGGCCAGGCACTGCCAGCAGGTGCTCGGCGGCATCGGCTTCACCGCGGAACACGAACTGCACACCCACGTCGAGCGGGTGCTGGTGCTCGACGGATTGCTCGGCAACGCACGCGAACTCACCCGCAAGGCCGGATCCGGCATGCGAGCCAGGGGCACCGCACCGCGGCTCGCACAGCTGTAG
- a CDS encoding adenylate/guanylate cyclase domain-containing protein: MAAIRLSVRYAAAMTYVQITAAAAVTLIVFALSRNTVGDARQLFTQANLIAMIALMVTAGIVDTVAGYVNVYPTFRWFAAGTDPTPQQQRAAMRIGPRQTIIQFGTWAVSALVYTLVNLDLGGGVAYVMGSAILFGGVAAACMGFLVTQRMLRPIIATSITASAAAHVTMPGVLGRLITIWVLFSGLPTVGIAVIVSARAAGWFVQKEAPVEAAVLVVAVISLLFGLRSMVLVARSISDPVREVVLAMKAVERGWSGVSVKVYEPSEIGRLQDGFNQMVAGLAERNRLRELFGRYVGVDVAKLALQQTGTISGDEREVAVLFVDLVGSTALTASRPPQDVARLLNGFFRIVVDAVESRQGLINKFEGDAVLAVFGAPLRLDDPAGAALQTARALLPRLRELPDVGFGVGVTFGPVFAGNLGAENRYEYTVIGDPVNEAARLADHAKDLESSVLCSATALSSAGDREAAHWEVRGSTVLRGRTTLTVFAEPRAV; encoded by the coding sequence ATGGCCGCCATCCGGCTGAGCGTGCGCTACGCCGCCGCGATGACCTACGTGCAGATCACCGCGGCCGCGGCCGTGACGTTGATCGTGTTCGCGCTGAGCCGCAATACCGTCGGCGATGCGCGACAGCTGTTCACCCAGGCGAATCTGATCGCCATGATCGCGTTGATGGTCACCGCCGGGATCGTCGACACGGTCGCCGGATACGTGAACGTCTACCCGACCTTCCGGTGGTTCGCCGCGGGCACCGACCCGACACCGCAGCAGCAGCGTGCCGCGATGCGCATCGGTCCCCGGCAGACCATCATCCAGTTCGGCACGTGGGCCGTGAGCGCACTCGTGTACACCCTGGTCAACCTCGACCTCGGCGGGGGAGTGGCCTACGTTATGGGGTCGGCCATCCTGTTCGGCGGCGTCGCCGCGGCGTGCATGGGTTTCCTTGTGACACAACGCATGTTGCGACCCATCATCGCCACCTCGATCACCGCGTCAGCGGCCGCGCACGTCACGATGCCCGGCGTGTTGGGCCGGCTGATCACCATCTGGGTGCTGTTCAGCGGGCTGCCCACGGTCGGGATCGCGGTGATCGTGTCGGCGCGCGCGGCCGGCTGGTTCGTTCAGAAGGAGGCGCCGGTCGAGGCCGCGGTGCTGGTGGTCGCGGTGATCTCGCTGTTGTTCGGGTTGCGGTCGATGGTGCTGGTGGCGCGGTCGATCTCGGATCCGGTGCGCGAGGTGGTGCTCGCGATGAAAGCCGTCGAGCGGGGCTGGTCGGGCGTGTCGGTCAAGGTGTACGAGCCGTCCGAGATCGGGCGTCTACAGGACGGTTTCAACCAGATGGTCGCTGGTCTCGCCGAGCGCAACCGGCTGCGGGAACTGTTCGGCCGGTACGTCGGCGTCGACGTCGCCAAGCTCGCGCTCCAGCAGACAGGCACGATCAGCGGCGACGAACGCGAGGTCGCGGTGCTGTTCGTCGACCTGGTGGGTTCGACGGCCCTGACGGCCTCGCGGCCGCCGCAGGACGTCGCGCGACTGCTCAACGGTTTCTTCCGGATCGTCGTCGACGCCGTCGAGAGCCGCCAGGGCCTGATCAACAAGTTCGAGGGCGACGCGGTGCTCGCAGTGTTCGGTGCGCCGCTGCGCCTGGACGATCCGGCGGGCGCGGCCCTTCAGACCGCGCGTGCTCTGCTGCCCCGGCTACGGGAGCTGCCGGACGTCGGATTCGGTGTCGGTGTGACGTTCGGCCCGGTGTTTGCGGGCAATCTCGGTGCCGAGAACCGCTACGAGTACACCGTGATCGGTGATCCCGTCAACGAGGCCGCACGGCTCGCCGACCACGCCAAGGACCTGGAATCGTCGGTGCTGTGTTCTGCAACCGCGTTGAGCAGCGCCGGCGACCGCGAGGCCGCACACTGGGAGGTCCGCGGGTCCACGGTGCTGCGGGGTCGCACGACGCTCACGGTGTTCGCCGAACCGCGCGCAGTGTGA
- a CDS encoding CaiB/BaiF CoA transferase family protein, translated as MSSSPGPLDGYTVVDLTYGIAGGYATKLIADGGADVVKIEAPEGDPLRRWSASGAVIEPGTHGALFGFLAGGKRSVVIDPAVDADLNLLARLAGSADVVVWSPESPVAQRISPQELHDRHPHLVVTAITPFGLDGPWCDRPATEFTLQAWSGGAIGIGRGVQDRAPVSIGGQVGDWLTGAYAAAMTLSFLTRRHRDGHGELIDLSKLESQILGLTYYPVTYFEMLGRPWRTERRPTVPGVAQAADGLVALGCGTAQQWWDLCAMSGHDEWIDETSELTITEQANLHAEELYEWLRDQRVDDVRDLASAFRIPNSPVGNGENVTKTDHFVERGSFVQHPDGGFTAPNHPYRIAGVALRPPTAAPRLGEHTDAIRTAAPTPRPAPAGPPARDRLPFSGLRVLDMTTFWAGPSCTHILGMLGAEVIHVESTVRPDGTRLIAGIPASEGQWWERSPIFSALNTNKKGITLDFQTEQGRDLLRRLIATSDVVVENFTPRVIDQIGLDFDTVRAVRADVIMLRMPGFGLDGPWRDNPAFAYIIEDASGLSWLTGFADRTPFEPYSVGDPNAGIHALSALLLALEHRRRTGQGTLIEAAMVDAALHIAAEQVIEFSAYGALLQRDGNRGPAAAPQGLYRTAEIDEFDRPDSWVAIAVSTDAQWDALRHALGDPAWASDPDLSSHAGRRAHHDRIDEELAGWCASRSGDAVVETLWPAGVPVAKVMQPHRQMELEQLRHRRFFEFVGHPVNPAAAHSTLPVSLANGPREFHRRPAPLLGEHNDELLAQLGLGDDEIAALAEDGIIGNEPGPAKRVTR; from the coding sequence ATGAGTTCATCGCCGGGGCCACTTGACGGGTACACCGTCGTCGACCTGACGTACGGCATCGCCGGGGGCTACGCCACCAAACTCATCGCCGACGGTGGTGCCGACGTCGTGAAGATCGAGGCGCCGGAGGGTGATCCGCTGCGCCGGTGGTCGGCCTCGGGCGCGGTGATCGAACCGGGCACCCACGGGGCCCTGTTCGGTTTTCTGGCCGGTGGCAAGCGCAGCGTTGTGATCGATCCCGCCGTCGACGCCGATCTCAACCTGCTGGCCCGGCTCGCCGGCTCGGCCGATGTCGTGGTGTGGTCACCGGAATCACCTGTCGCGCAACGTATTTCTCCGCAGGAGCTGCACGACCGCCACCCACACCTGGTGGTCACCGCGATCACGCCGTTCGGACTCGACGGGCCGTGGTGCGACCGGCCCGCCACCGAGTTCACGCTGCAGGCCTGGTCCGGCGGCGCGATCGGCATCGGGCGGGGCGTGCAGGACCGTGCCCCGGTGTCGATCGGCGGGCAGGTGGGCGACTGGCTCACCGGCGCCTACGCCGCGGCGATGACGCTGTCGTTCCTGACGCGCAGGCACCGCGACGGGCATGGTGAACTGATCGATCTGTCCAAGCTCGAATCGCAGATCCTGGGCCTGACCTACTATCCCGTGACCTACTTCGAGATGCTCGGCAGGCCGTGGCGCACCGAACGGCGCCCGACGGTTCCCGGGGTGGCGCAGGCGGCCGACGGCCTGGTGGCCCTCGGGTGCGGCACGGCCCAGCAGTGGTGGGATCTGTGCGCCATGTCGGGTCACGACGAGTGGATCGACGAGACCTCCGAGCTCACCATCACCGAGCAGGCCAACCTGCACGCCGAGGAGCTCTACGAGTGGCTGCGGGATCAGCGCGTCGACGACGTGCGCGACCTCGCGTCGGCGTTCCGCATCCCCAACTCGCCCGTGGGCAACGGCGAGAACGTCACGAAGACGGACCATTTCGTCGAGCGCGGCAGCTTCGTGCAGCATCCCGACGGCGGGTTCACCGCACCGAACCACCCCTACCGGATCGCCGGCGTCGCGCTGAGACCTCCTACCGCCGCGCCGAGACTCGGCGAGCACACCGACGCGATCCGCACGGCCGCACCCACGCCCCGACCGGCCCCGGCGGGGCCGCCCGCGCGCGACCGCCTGCCGTTCTCGGGACTGCGCGTCCTGGACATGACCACGTTCTGGGCCGGACCGTCGTGCACGCACATCCTCGGCATGCTCGGCGCCGAGGTCATCCACGTCGAGTCCACGGTGCGCCCCGACGGCACGCGCCTGATCGCGGGCATCCCGGCCTCCGAGGGACAGTGGTGGGAACGCTCACCGATCTTCAGCGCGCTCAACACCAACAAGAAGGGCATCACGCTCGATTTCCAGACCGAGCAGGGCCGAGACCTGTTGCGCCGCCTGATCGCGACGTCCGACGTGGTGGTGGAGAACTTCACCCCCCGCGTGATCGACCAGATCGGCCTCGACTTCGACACCGTGCGCGCCGTGCGCGCGGACGTCATCATGCTGCGCATGCCGGGCTTCGGTCTGGACGGGCCGTGGCGCGACAATCCGGCGTTCGCCTACATCATCGAGGACGCCTCGGGTCTGAGCTGGCTCACCGGGTTCGCCGATCGCACACCGTTCGAGCCGTACTCGGTGGGCGATCCCAACGCGGGCATCCACGCGCTCAGCGCGCTGCTGCTGGCACTTGAGCACCGCCGGCGTACCGGGCAGGGCACGCTGATCGAGGCCGCGATGGTCGACGCGGCACTGCACATCGCCGCCGAGCAGGTGATCGAGTTCTCGGCGTACGGTGCGCTGCTGCAGCGCGACGGGAACCGCGGGCCCGCCGCTGCGCCGCAGGGGCTGTACCGCACCGCCGAGATCGACGAGTTCGACCGGCCCGACAGCTGGGTCGCGATCGCGGTGAGCACCGACGCCCAGTGGGATGCCCTGCGCCACGCGCTCGGTGACCCGGCATGGGCGTCGGATCCGGACTTGTCCAGCCACGCGGGTCGCCGCGCACACCACGACCGGATCGACGAGGAACTCGCCGGCTGGTGTGCGTCCCGCAGCGGCGACGCCGTCGTCGAGACGTTGTGGCCTGCCGGCGTGCCGGTCGCCAAGGTCATGCAACCGCACCGGCAAATGGAGCTGGAGCAGTTGCGGCACCGGCGGTTCTTCGAGTTCGTCGGGCATCCGGTGAACCCGGCGGCCGCGCACAGCACCCTGCCGGTGTCGCTGGCCAATGGGCCCAGGGAGTTCCACCGCAGGCCGGCGCCGCTGCTGGGTGAGCACAACGACGAGTTGCTCGCGCAGCTCGGCCTTGGCGATGACGAGATCGCCGCGCTGGCCGAGGACGGGATCATCGGAAACGAACCGGGCCCCGCCAAACGCGTGACGCGCTGA
- a CDS encoding TetR/AcrR family transcriptional regulator, with protein MARRSPVQSIHALPTRQASEPSVTSAGEEPAWKQRAVERSIKTAKLRAAQRVQRFLDAAQAIIIEKGSTDFTVQEVVDRSRQSLRSFYLQFDGKHELLLALFEDALSRSADQIRAATASHSDPLERLKVAIQLLFESSRPDPAAKRPLFTDFAPRLLVSHPSEVKVAHAPLLALLTELMEDAAEAGLLREGINAKRMAAMTMQTVMFVAQSSGGADESTPHPITADEVWDFVAHGFSVNPPA; from the coding sequence ATGGCAAGGCGTTCTCCGGTACAGTCAATCCATGCTCTCCCGACTCGACAAGCATCTGAGCCGTCCGTGACCAGCGCCGGCGAAGAACCCGCATGGAAGCAGCGGGCGGTCGAGCGGTCGATCAAAACCGCCAAGTTGCGCGCCGCCCAGCGAGTGCAGCGCTTCCTGGATGCCGCCCAGGCGATCATCATCGAAAAGGGCAGCACCGACTTCACGGTCCAGGAGGTCGTCGACCGCTCACGGCAGTCGCTGCGCAGCTTCTACCTGCAGTTCGACGGTAAGCACGAGCTGCTGCTCGCGCTGTTCGAGGACGCCCTGAGCCGGTCGGCCGATCAGATCCGCGCCGCGACCGCGAGCCACTCGGACCCATTGGAACGTCTCAAAGTGGCGATCCAGCTGCTCTTCGAGTCATCCCGGCCGGATCCGGCCGCCAAGCGGCCGCTGTTCACCGACTTCGCGCCGCGTCTTCTGGTGTCGCACCCGTCCGAGGTCAAGGTCGCCCACGCGCCGCTGCTGGCCCTGCTCACCGAGCTGATGGAGGACGCCGCCGAGGCCGGGCTGCTGCGCGAGGGCATCAACGCCAAGCGGATGGCCGCGATGACGATGCAGACCGTCATGTTCGTCGCACAATCGAGCGGCGGGGCCGACGAGTCCACTCCGCATCCCATCACCGCCGACGAAGTCTGGGACTTCGTCGCGCACGGCTTCTCGGTCAATCCGCCGGCCTAA
- a CDS encoding acyl-CoA dehydrogenase family protein — protein MTDLYEPAAFRTALQNWLAENDLTPPEDRSLSAHMTQFRRVQRALYDAGFGRYGWPECAGGLGGPDVLRAIVGEEIVGRRLAEPGPWSMLDVLAPTMIDYAPPELAAEMVPKLLRGEEQWCQGFSEPGAGSDLASITTRATRHPTEDRYIINGQKVWTSFAQFSQRCILLTRTGDAGTPNHQAITAFFVDLDTPGITVRPLRTMHDVDEFCEVYFDDVEVDASRMLGKPGDGWRLAMDLLPYERSTCFWQRIAYLYSRFDALIEGVKRQGQVVDSDLGEVYLALHTLRCRSAATQRRLAEGDKLGPDTSIDKVLLANAEQLLYDTARNLLPGVVELEDSQWRTEYLYSRAATIYGGTAEVQRNIIAHRLLDLPKG, from the coding sequence ATGACCGATCTGTACGAACCCGCCGCCTTCCGCACGGCACTACAAAACTGGTTGGCAGAAAACGACCTGACCCCACCCGAGGACCGTTCGCTGTCCGCGCACATGACCCAGTTCCGCCGCGTCCAGCGCGCGCTGTACGACGCGGGATTCGGCCGCTACGGCTGGCCCGAGTGCGCCGGTGGGCTCGGTGGCCCGGACGTGCTGCGTGCCATCGTCGGAGAGGAGATCGTGGGCAGGCGGTTGGCCGAGCCCGGGCCGTGGTCGATGCTCGACGTGCTCGCGCCGACCATGATCGACTATGCCCCGCCCGAACTCGCCGCCGAGATGGTCCCGAAGCTGCTGCGCGGTGAAGAGCAGTGGTGCCAGGGCTTTTCCGAGCCCGGGGCGGGCAGCGACCTGGCCTCGATCACCACGCGCGCCACCCGGCATCCGACCGAGGACCGGTACATCATCAACGGCCAGAAGGTGTGGACCAGCTTCGCGCAGTTCTCCCAGCGGTGCATCCTGCTGACCCGCACCGGTGACGCCGGCACCCCGAACCACCAGGCGATCACGGCGTTCTTCGTCGACCTCGACACACCGGGCATCACCGTGCGGCCGTTGCGCACCATGCACGACGTCGACGAGTTCTGTGAGGTGTACTTCGACGATGTCGAGGTCGACGCGAGCCGCATGCTCGGAAAGCCCGGTGACGGTTGGCGGCTGGCCATGGACCTGCTGCCGTACGAGCGCTCGACGTGCTTCTGGCAGCGCATCGCCTACCTGTACTCGCGGTTCGACGCGCTGATCGAAGGGGTCAAACGTCAAGGGCAGGTGGTGGATTCGGACCTCGGCGAGGTCTACCTGGCGCTGCACACGCTGCGGTGCCGCTCGGCGGCCACCCAGCGCAGACTCGCCGAGGGCGACAAGCTGGGCCCGGACACCTCGATCGACAAGGTGCTGCTGGCCAATGCAGAACAACTGCTCTACGACACGGCCCGCAATCTGCTGCCCGGCGTCGTCGAACTCGAAGATTCGCAATGGCGCACCGAGTACCTGTACTCGCGCGCGGCCACGATCTACGGCGGCACCGCCGAGGTGCAGCGCAACATCATCGCGCACCGGCTGCTGGACCTTCCGAAGGGGTGA